Part of the Drosophila pseudoobscura strain MV-25-SWS-2005 chromosome 2, UCI_Dpse_MV25, whole genome shotgun sequence genome, TACAAGGAGGCTCAAAGAGAAATTAGGAACTTTTTAGTATACAAATGGAATGAGGACTACAGGATGAAGTGTAGGACGAAGGGATCCAGCCTCATAGACATATTTCCAGACATACCCAGTAAGCCCTGGCATTATTCTCTTAAATGGAATGCTAAAAGCATCAAGACCATTAACAGACTTATGACAGGACACACATACGACGAAGTCTTGTTACACAGAATCAAAGCAATTGACTCAAATATCTGCGAAACGTGCAATGTAACTGAATACGCCGAACACCTGATCTTCGATTGCCAAAGATTTGCCGGGCTCAGAAGGAAATTCAAaatctttaaatattataacAATTTACATCAATTATTAATCAAAAAAGAGCCGCTACATCTCAGAGAGCTGGCAATCTTCATCAAAACTGCTGACTTGACTTTTGACCCCTTTTTTCTTCATCATGTTATAAAGTAATTTCAGTTTATTTTCTAAAACAGTTaagtaatttttttctttttatacccgatactcaaaatgagtattggggtatattagatttgtggtaaaagtggatgtgtgtaacgtccagaaggaatcgtttccgaccccataaagtatatatattcttgatcagcatcaatagccgagtcgattgagccatgtctgtctgtccgtcgcagaatcgtagaagataactatatcttctagagtgcaaaatctgaaccagatcgtataattattacagccagaatcacgaaaacaatttctctctttctcgctctgtctcactctaacacacaggtttcatggtcggttttgccaattgcaaaatatgagttcaaggatctcagaacctataaaagccagagcaaccaaatttggtatccacactcctgtgatatcggaccttgaccgtttcctgtccaaatttcgccacacccccttccgcccccgcaaaggacgaaaatctgaggcaaccacaaatctcagagactattaaggctagagtaaccaaatttggtacactcactcctttaagatgtcactataaaacgtatatctcagaatttcgccccacccccatccgcccccacaaaggacgaaaatctgttgcatccacaatattgcagatttgagaaaactaaaaacgcagaatcatagataatgaccatatctattagattgctgaatctggatcagatcagatcatttttatagccaaaaggaacaaatcaatttgcagtggctacgcagcgcccgacgtcacgctcagactgattttctgtctctctcgcacgcactctttgtcgtgtcgcttaatattagcggcgtctgccggaagagagccatactgacttagtatcgggtataaccgtagagttgcggtgtccgcagcaactcacaacgttccccctcgtttttatatACCGACCAGTCAAACTCGCCAAACTACATCACCAGTATCTGATCAATGTGGCTACAGTGCTACGATCAAAATTCCGATCATCCTTGAGATGATttataaccaaaaaaaaaaataaacgtaTACGGTATCCTGATTGCAGGCAGTTGCAAAACTCCCTAATAATCGGATTATTTCCAAATGAATAAAGTCAGATTGCACATTAGGGAAACTCCATGGCGTAAAGTTTTACATCAAAGACgcaactgcaaaaaaaaaaaaaaaactcaactaGGATCCGTTTGATCCGCCAGCATCTAACAATGCTCCTACTATTTCAATCTGCTCCGATGTCTGGGAGTCAACATGCGCCTGcctctatgtacatatgtgattCCGAAATTTAGTCGTGAATTTTTGTAACACTATACAGAAGACTACACTAGACGCTGCACACTCGATCTGCGTATCTCTCTCGGCGCCATTTTCAGCACTTCACTGGCTTAAACCATTAAAAAACAGCGCATCTACCTAAACGAATTAAACGATTCAACAACTGTAGCGTAAAGTGCGCTTGGAAGAGAAAATTCGCTGCGGAGGTTTAAGaacgctccgaggagaagttATGCTGCGGAGATTTGATTTTTATCCGAGGATAATTGGAGGCGGAGGATGAATTGCACTCCGAGGATAGAAGGGAAGAGGAATTTTAATTTAGCAGAACGAGTGAAGCTTTTTGAACAAGGACTACTTCAAAATATGGGTGCGGGGAATCCACGGGTGCACCGATTGGCTTCGGCGACGTTGGTTATACGCATACATATACGCGTTTTTTACGACGCACTCATACAATTAAATCTAAGCCTCACGTATTGGTATTTTAAACCGCCACTGTCCTGTATGTATGCAAACATATGAAAACATAACGGTGTCGAGAATCTTACTCTAATTCTAATTTCGGCCAACAAGCGAATCCGGGGGCATATGATCTTCCACCGGCGCACCAGAGCAATACCAGCGCCTACAACCGACAATTGCAAGTCTGCAATTGGAATTAAACCGCCAACGCTGCAAGATGCTTGGCGAGGAGGTCACCGGTCACTTACATATGGAGAGCGAAGATAAGTGGTGTCCGGACAAACAAGGCGGTTTATTTCCACAGCGCAGGAATAATCACGAATAAGGGCCTAACGCGTCAGAGTAGTGGTTGGAGAGCAACCGTTCGCATTTGAGCAGTTAGTAGCTTGATAGCATCATGATAGTCGAAAAACCATCGATAGAAGCGGCTAGTAAAAAacatcgatactatcgatagtGCCCTCGATGGTTTGACACCTCTATAATCcacattaattaaaattaaacaaattctTGTGAAACACGTAATGTAAGCAGTATAGACACAGCAGAGCACACAAAATGAATGGTAAGCAGTTGTTTTTAGTTCTGGCCACTGTCCTGGCCCTGGGCAGCAGCCTACAAGTGGAGGCGACAGAGACAACCGACAACAAGACCGGGCAATTTGTGCCCACGAAGGAATGGCAGGTGATCAACGAAGGTAATGTGGGGGAATTACGTGTACTATGCAGATATATTACTAATTCAAGAAGCATTGCCTTACAGGTCAGGCAATACCAAAGGGCTTACACGTGCGCATTAATTTGCAGACCGGCCTGAAAGAAGCCAAGTTGCTGGACGAGAGCGAACGTGGCACAGCGCTGCAGAGCAGCCAGACAATAGACGAAACTGACGGTGAACCGCTGCCCCTGGACTACAAGAAAGATTTGATTGAGGCGTCGCAGCGCCACGCCAAGGAGTACGTGGAGCTACGAAAGGCCTACAAGGAGTTCCAGAAGAATTTTCGGACCGATGGCGAGCTGGTTGTTCAACTGATCGGACAGTACCGAAACTTCAGCAAGAACCCCTTGGAGTCCGAGCTGAAGCCCAAGCTGGACGCACTGGAGACTCTGGAGTTTTTGCTCCATCAAATCGATAATGCCTTGGTGTTCATTGATAACGGCGGATTGGATGACGTGTTGCTGCCGATCGTTGTGAACGACACAAATACGGCGCTAAGAGTATCCGCCATGCGAGTGCTGGGCTCCCTGACGAGCAACAATCCCAAGGCCCAAATCAAGGTGTTTGAGAAGAGCTTCGGTTCCCATCTGTCCCAGATAATCATCAGCTCCACAAATACTGCAGAAATCTCCTCGGCGTTACATGCCTTTGGGGCGCTGCTGCGAAAGTTCCCGCTGGCCCAAAAGCGCGTCCTCTCCACCTCGGGCACACAGGCTCTGATTCGGGTCCTCCGCAGCCCGGAAATGGAGCTTCGCAGCAAGGGAAAAGTGGTAACGCTGATCAGTGATTTGGTCCAGGAGAAGCGTTTTGCTCTGGAGGGCAGCAAAGACATGCCAGATGCCGCCTCGTCCACCGCCCAGTATGTGCTCATCGAGTTTGAGCCCTGGCTGGAGACTCAGGGCTACTGCAGAGCATTGGATGATGTGCTATCCAAGGACTTCCTGCACTTGTTGGACCAACCCGAGCTAGTGGAGCAGTTCTCGACGGCCATATGGACCACGCAGAGTATGTGTCACAGCGTCTGGTCGCAGAGCTCGGCCCTACGGCATGCCTTGCTCACGATCCGGAATAGATATGCCAACAGCAAGGATGAGTATCGCCTAGAGGTGTCGCATGCGCTGAACAATATCTGCAAAAGGCTCTACGACAACACGAAGCAGCACACAGAACTGTAGGTGGAAACGTAGTCTCAGAAACGTAGCCAATTTTAGTTGTATTTCGTATGTATTTAAGCTTATTATTTAAgttgatttgaatttaattcgAACGCCAAATCGCAGGACTCCAAATATGTTTAGGTTAAGTCTGAGGATACTTATGTTAACACAGTTGCCAAGTACTTGTGATGCGCACAGAATGCTCTTAATGTAAAAATAGAACTGGTCATAAATGTCCGAGAGTGTTAGAGAAGGATTTCAAGATCCATTAGGCAGACCAATCAACCCGACAGTCCAACCAACCCCTCTGTCAGCTAATCAACCTCTCTATACTTTCCCCTTGTAGTAAAAAATGACTTCAAGTACCCCATTTAAAGACCAATAAGGCGTACATAATCGACCTGCTCATAATGTAAGTCAACAGTATGGCCTGTCAGGGTGGcgacaagaaaagaaaagcaaaaacccaTTGAAAGCATGTCCCAAAAAACTACTTGAAAGGAAGCACGAAACTGTACAGGAAAGCCCCTTCTAAAAGGCAGGCAGAAAGGGAATGTAAGTGTGAGTGTGAGAGACTGTGCAATTATGTGGCGGCGTCGTCCAGCTCGAAGAATTACAGCAATTAACGGGGCATCCACATGCAAATGCAATGTCACTGAGCTGAGTCACGGAACGACAGGTGGAGTATAGagtgcaaaagagagagaaccgGCTCCAAGGGAGAGAATGAATGCCGGTAGTGTTAGGACGCCACTTGGGTTGGTTGTCATGGCGAAAATGCAAGgtaaacagagagaaagagagtgagtgagcgCGGAGACTTGCATTCGATAAGGAAGAAGGGGTTGAAAAAGCCCGCCCAGTGGAGCATAACGAAAGCACAAGTGAACTGAGAATTGCATGTGAGAGAAAGCAGAAAGAGCAGGGAGAGCGGGAGGAGCCATAGTCTGGAGTCTTCAAAGGTGTATTAACATGCGGTGAGGCATTTTCTATCACTATATTGAAACCCACTTTGAACACTATATAATGTAAGAGGAAGAATGGATCTCTTTCTGAGAATGCTTTACCCTCTCACTAAGTACCCTGTGGATTACACTCATCAATTTAACCGTCCATTGAGATGAGCTGGGGCGCGTGCGCCATGGAGTGATTCTCGTTACCCATCGCCTGTCCCGTCGTCTGTGTGGCTGCTTTCCGTTTCTTTTGTGCTTCTTTTTATGTTGTGTTGTATGGCGGCAAAGAGAAGCTTCAATCGAAACGCTTGACGAGTGATGTGGAAACATTTTCAACGCAACACAGCACGGGCCGAGAGACGTCACCAGTCCAGAGAGTGGCTTCCACTCTCCACCACCAAgagcacatgtgtgtgtgtgtgagaatgTATGCAGGTGGAGCATAAGtccgaacggaacggaacgcaCACCGGCTTTACCTTAcaggctgttgctgctgctgctactcttTCTGTTTGCCTCACCTGGCGGTTGTTAGGGGGCatggctcggctcggctcggcttgGCCCGTTCCCTGGTTGTGGCAACATTATGGAAAATCAGTTTGTGTTTggatcgtgatgagctcgtgCGGCGCGACGGAGTGGTAGCAAATGTGCCTCGCCTGGATAACTCTTAGCTCAAACTTCCATCTTTGTGATGTGTGCCCCTAACAGCAGTGCAAAGTTGAAGAATCTATAATGCCAAAAAGGAATAGCCCTTAAGCGACAAAGTGCAGATACAAGGATACAAGAAATACATTCCAAGGAATAGGTTTTAATTGTGACTGTGCTTAAAGGTTATTAGTGGAAAAAACCCTTTCTAGAgactgtatttttttgttcataCGTTATACAGGACATTCCAGAACCCATTGATATTCCTTTGAATCCTTCACCTGAACTGAGCAGATttcttacatatgtatgtattcaaTCTCTGATCTTTTTCTTTGAAGTAATCTTTGAAGCGACCCTTCCAAAATATTGGAAACCATATGATGGAATATTCAGACCTTTtccaaagaaatatatatctttaaatcctaaaagaaaatgtttttttcaGAAAAAATTCCATTTTACACCATACATTTCCTCTGGTCATGCATCATCTCATCATCCATTAGGTTCCTTGAACTACAAATCAGGGAAAACTCGTTGCTTGTGAATATTGGAAAATGTAACCGTTTTTCCACAGGTGAATGACTTTTTTGTGCGCTTCCGCGAGTTTCCGGTCAGAAAAACGTTTTCATTTTCGCCCAATAGCCAACGGCCAACCGGCCAGTGGCTGatttgtatgcaaatgttTGTCTGTGCCACCATCCCATGCAACACCCCATCCACACCATACTCACACTTTCCCCACCTGCCTACCCTGCCTGTGGCATGCCATAAATCCTGGCCATAAGGAAGCTCCTTTCCCTTGCCTTCCCGAGGGAAAAGCGTCTGAAATTCTTGTACGATTGTGGACAGGAACGGAACCAAGGAAACAACTACAAAAACTATTTAACAGGCGGTTaggtttgttgttgttgttcttgctgctTGGTGGATGGTAAAATGCCGCCAATTCCGTTGGTGGCAACAACTAAGGCAATGTGGCAACGCAACCGACCAACCCAAGCGACCCCCGCGACTCAGAGGTGACATGTGTGCGACATTTGTGCCACAAGCAAAAAGACAAAGAATCGCTTAAAGAAAGAGTACCCAGAAGAATACGTATGCTAAAGATGAAGAATGACTTTCGGTTGTGGCAGGGGGGTTCGCGGAGGTCGGGCTAATGTTCCAGTTGCTTTGGTTTCTGTGCCAAAGTGTTTTGTCTATCTAATAATCTTGTAATAATCTAGAAGACTGTTGTGCAGATTCTGGTTAcacctactcctcctcctccccgtATGGTGTATGATACTTAACTATTTCCCTCCTTTGCCATTTGTACCAATTACAGAGcacacaacaaaagaaaaccttCCCATAAATTCCATTAGAGAACGTTTATATAGAACATCACTGATATAACGAAATTTAGTGGCTGTCATAGAAAGGAAACATGCAATAAAGAGGAGACTTTAATTATGGAAAGTGTAAAGAAATTGCAAGTGAACAAAGATCGCTagaagaataaagaaaactaTATGGTTTGTGTGGAGCTAAAGACTTGGTTATTGGTTAATCGGAATACAATATACATTGCTTTGCAAAATGTGGATAAAACATCATTGGATATGCTACCTGATTGCCGTGTTCTGCTGGCTAGATAAGGGTAAGTTCTTAAGGCTATATAACGGAGGGACGGGATTGATTTAAGATTATCTCTCTTTTAAATATGGGCATTTATATTCTGGCGTTATGTTACATTCGTACGACAAAAATTTAAAGATATATGTAAGCCAAAATATAACCTGATGTTACGTTATAAAAAACAGAAGTGGTTCTTGAGGCTGGGTTGGGATTAACTGTATACAAATTTGAGTGATAATATATGAAGTATTGAACATTAGGGGTAGGGGGCTTGCCTCCTAGTTTCCTTTAAGTTCTTTAACTTCTGAACGATTTTTTGGTGCTAAAATTGCCATAATATTCCTTAAAATTCCTTTCCGTCATCCAGGAGGCAGTATTATACCTTTCTCATTGGAATGTCGGTTGAGTAACTGCCTTTGACGAGTGTCTTATGTTGTCTTTGTTaatcgaaaacaaacaaagtaATTAACCGCATGTAACCCTCGAAAAGTAAAAACTGAACACTGAAAAATAGTGAAATTCCTAGCGAGACTCGATAAATTAAACGCAAAAGAAAAGTCAGGCTCGGATAACAGACGGAgacgtcaacgtcaacgtcgTTCTGGTCCAACGATTTATGACGGATACAAGTTTTTACGTGACTTACTTGTATCGTCTCGTAAGTAGTGCCCTGCCCAGCCCTGCCCCCCCATGGGGCAGCTAAGATAGAAGTAATTTTGCTCCAGTTTGAAGTTCCATTTAGTGCATTAATTTCGGTTCATTACATTGTCATACATCAGCGATTGCCACCGCCTGCCTGGAGCGCTAGATAGAGATTCTATTCGCATTCCGGTTGCTCTTCTTTAATGGGGAATTGGGGGATTGGGGTTGTCACAGTTCAGGTTCTGCCTTAAcgggtctgtctgtctgcttgACCTGTGCCACAAAAAGATTGATTGCGAAATGCTTATGCCGATGCTTATGATGTTTAACCAGATAGAACTCTACTCTCGAAGCAGCCACAAGTTGTGGCGCATACGAatcccaaaaatatatatatgtacatatatgtatgtacatacatatgtgcatgcCTCCCCCCAAAGTCAGTGGCCCAGACCGAGGAGTTTgacgtttcgtttcgttcatGGAAATCACCAAGCTGAAcggtttttctttatttcttttttttggaaaaccaaaacaaaccgaataaaaatttgttttctgAACTTTGCTGTTGATTGTTGAAACCTTTCTGCGGTGGCGGTGTCTCCTACTCgtacttttatttatattcatattcaccTACTTGGCCAACATAAATTTGTTCAGCTGCAAACTCACTTTCATTTGTTCAACTCTCCCCCTCCACTCCTCCTGCGCCTTACTTTTTGCGAAAACTAAACAGAACTTATGCAATCTGGAAATGGAGTTGGCGTTGGAGCTGTTGTGGGGGTCTGTGTTGGATCTTTAATCTCTAGCTTATTTGTGCAGAGCTTCACGGATTTCCGCTTGAGATATTTGCACTTTATGAGTATGGatgggttttggttttggaaCCAGCTTTGTTAGTCGATGGCTCTAATTAGTCGTTGTTTTTTACATAAAATGGGGATTACACATAATGCATTTTCCACTAATTAGTAGGATGGTTACCCAATCCGCAATCCTAATCCTGTTAGCTGCCTTGCCAAATTGTcttctcaaaaaaaaaaaacattcaaaaaaCTTTCCATTTTCTTCCGAAAGTAAGCCAAACTCAAGCCAGTACGTGAGCTATCAGCACACATCTTTGTAACTCCATCTCTTGATTTGGTAATAAATTCCCTCGCAGCAATTAGACTAATTTCAGAAACGTTTTCATCAGCAGCCAAAGAAAGTCTGCCATCTGGCATTCGAGTGTTTGCATTGCCCAATGTCACAACAATTAACCTACAACAAAGATCTTGAGAATGAGTAGAGTAGAAGAtttcactccactccactccaacgTACAGTACACGTACGAGTACATCTGTATATCTCATCTGCCTGGCATAAAGAGAAATTCCCGCCGGAGATCATACAatacaacatacatacatatgtgaccGTCAGTCAGGGTCATTGCAAACAGTTTGCAACCGAAACCGTTTACCAGAACGAACAGGAACcgagaaaaaaacacacagaaattaaagaagaagaagctaAGAACGGGTTGTGTCTGTACGAGTCTACAGCTAAAAACTGGAAATAATTATGAGAAATACTTGAAAAAGTTTGCTATTGCactaacccaaaaaaaaggtgtTATGTCATGCTCTCATAGGGGTGTTAGGTAATGGAGAACAGAACTATAGGGTTTTCTCTAGAGAGGGAGTAGTAGTGAGAGTAATAATACATACTCTACATACTGAAGATCTTATACCAGTAAATTGGGGAAGCTTATCAGAAAAGCGATAtgatatagatacatacatattaagTTCAAGGGACGTTTTTCGTATCGGTATGCTCTGGAAGTTTGTGAAACGTAAGAGAA contains:
- the Cad96Cb gene encoding nucleotide exchange factor Sil1 isoform X5 is translated as MNGKQLFLVLATVLALGSSLQVEATETTDNKTGQFVPTKEWQVINEGQAIPKGLHVRINLQTGLKEAKLLDESERGTALQSSQTIDETDGEPLPLDYKKDLIEASQRHAKEYVELRKAYKEFQKNFRTDGELVVQLIGQYRNFSKNPLESELKPKLDALETLEFLLHQIDNALVFIDNGGLDDVLLPIVVNDTNTALRVSAMRVLGSLTSNNPKAQIKVFEKSFGSHLSQIIISSTNTAEISSALHAFGALLRKFPLAQKRVLSTSGTQALIRVLRSPEMELRSKGKVVTLISDLVQEKRFALEGSKDMPDAASSTAQYVLIEFEPWLETQGYCRALDDVLSKDFLHLLDQPELVEQFSTAIWTTQSMCHSVWSQSSALRHALLTIRNRYANSKDEYRLEVSHALNNICKRLYDNTKQHTELAHNKRKPSHKFH